One segment of Candidatus Pantoea bituminis DNA contains the following:
- a CDS encoding Fic family protein: MTTLWIWQHPDWPQFTWQDAQLLPRLRHAQQLRGTLLGRASLQSDDESQTLDTLLANILSSSAIEEERVNAQSVRSSLARRLGVSEEQPYPISDRSEGLAAMMLDAINNRDRPLTLKRLYQWHHWLFPQDEWSIHSLSVGALRGSEPMQVVSGRLDRPTVHFEAPPRAGLEHQLDAFMTWFNQSRENVLLDPLLRAAICHLWFVTLHPFDDGNGRITRALTDLALAQADSQSIRLYAMSSAILAKRADYYRVLEKTQKGDLDITGWLVWFLDILEESLNQAMLSVERTQLKARFWLRHQGLGLSKEQVKVLNRLLDGGEQGFELGISASQYQKVAKVSKSTATRHLADLLEKECLYKLEGGGRSTRYQVRRV, translated from the coding sequence ATGACAACGTTATGGATTTGGCAACACCCCGATTGGCCACAGTTTACCTGGCAAGATGCACAACTCCTGCCGCGGCTTCGCCATGCTCAGCAACTGCGTGGCACGTTATTGGGCCGCGCAAGCCTGCAATCGGACGATGAATCGCAAACGCTCGATACCTTGCTGGCTAATATTCTCTCCTCTTCTGCCATCGAAGAAGAACGCGTTAACGCGCAATCGGTGCGTTCATCGCTGGCGCGGCGTTTAGGTGTTTCCGAAGAACAACCTTATCCCATATCCGATCGGTCTGAGGGATTGGCGGCGATGATGCTTGATGCCATCAATAATCGCGATCGACCTTTAACACTCAAGCGCTTGTACCAATGGCACCATTGGCTCTTTCCACAGGATGAATGGTCAATCCATTCGCTAAGCGTCGGTGCGCTTCGCGGCAGCGAGCCAATGCAAGTGGTGTCGGGACGCCTTGACCGACCAACGGTTCACTTTGAAGCGCCGCCGCGTGCGGGACTGGAACATCAGCTCGACGCGTTTATGACATGGTTTAACCAAAGCCGGGAAAATGTATTACTCGACCCGTTGTTACGCGCTGCCATTTGCCATCTATGGTTTGTTACGCTTCATCCGTTCGATGATGGTAATGGGCGCATTACACGTGCATTAACAGATTTGGCGCTAGCGCAAGCGGATAGCCAAAGCATTCGGCTTTATGCCATGTCTTCAGCCATATTGGCAAAACGCGCCGACTATTATCGGGTGCTGGAAAAAACGCAGAAAGGCGATCTGGACATCACCGGCTGGCTGGTGTGGTTTTTGGATATTCTGGAAGAAAGCCTGAATCAGGCGATGCTCAGCGTTGAGCGTACACAACTAAAAGCCCGATTCTGGCTGCGCCATCAAGGGTTGGGTTTGAGTAAAGAACAGGTGAAAGTGCTCAATCGATTACTGGACGGCGGCGAACAGGGTTTTGAGCTAGGCATTAGCGCCAGTCAGTATCAAAAAGTCGCCAAAGTGAGTAAGTCGACGGCAACACGCCATTTAGCCGATCTGCTGGAAAAAGAGTGTCTTTACAAGCTGGAAGGCGGAGGTAGAAGTACGCGTTATCAGGTTCGCCGGGTTTAG
- a CDS encoding SIR2 family protein, translating to MKPELKRAYDSGKLILFAGAGISRNLGLPEWHELISHLANELGYDPKIFNTYGTHLSLAEYYKQKKGSLGPLRSWMDREWHRPDIDVRSSEIHTMITQGNFSRIYTTNYDRWLEAAHEAHGVPYFKVANAADLVSLTEDKRHIIKLHGDFDDDTSIVLDESSYFERLYFDSPLDIKLTHDVMGNSVLFVGYSISDFNIRLLFYRLTKMWGRTGLATARPKSYLFTNRNNPVAKEVLGQWGIEMIVSEEDDPRKALADFLEALLA from the coding sequence ATGAAACCTGAATTAAAACGCGCCTACGATTCTGGAAAACTGATTCTTTTTGCTGGTGCCGGTATCTCACGTAACCTTGGCTTGCCGGAATGGCATGAGTTAATTTCCCATCTCGCCAACGAGTTGGGCTACGATCCTAAAATATTCAACACCTACGGCACGCACCTTTCCCTGGCGGAATATTACAAGCAGAAAAAAGGCTCGCTGGGCCCGTTACGCAGTTGGATGGATCGTGAATGGCATCGGCCTGATATTGATGTTCGTTCTTCCGAAATTCATACCATGATCACGCAAGGCAATTTCTCTCGTATCTATACCACTAATTACGATCGCTGGCTCGAAGCGGCACACGAAGCGCACGGCGTCCCTTATTTTAAGGTCGCGAATGCAGCTGATTTAGTCTCATTGACGGAAGATAAGCGCCACATCATTAAGCTGCATGGTGATTTCGACGATGATACGTCGATTGTGCTGGACGAAAGCAGCTACTTTGAACGGCTCTATTTTGATTCCCCGCTGGATATCAAATTGACGCACGACGTGATGGGCAACTCGGTATTGTTCGTTGGCTATAGCATCAGCGACTTTAACATTCGTCTGCTGTTTTATCGTCTGACCAAAATGTGGGGCCGCACCGGCCTGGCGACCGCGCGGCCTAAATCCTACCTGTTCACCAATCGCAACAATCCGGTAGCAAAAGAGGTGTTGGGACAATGGGGCATTGAGATGATCGTGTCGGAAGAGGATGATCCGCGCAAAGCGTTGGCGGATTTTCTTGAAGCGTTATTGGCCTAA
- a CDS encoding non-canonical purine NTP pyrophosphatase, translated as MKIRFLSANEQKLAEVRKILEPVGVEVLPIARRIEEIQTENELELIRDKLTKAFSLIGRPLFVEHTGLYLDGLNGLPAGLTRIFWNRLDAERFTALVQGLDSQCVTAKTVLGYCDGRKMYQFSGELRGTIAAKPAGTRGFQWDCVFIPEGHDQTFAEMGDKKNEISMRRIALDRFANFLKTARGVA; from the coding sequence ATGAAAATCAGATTCCTTTCTGCCAATGAGCAAAAGCTGGCGGAAGTACGCAAAATTCTTGAGCCTGTCGGTGTTGAAGTTTTGCCTATTGCCCGCCGCATCGAAGAAATTCAAACTGAAAATGAGTTAGAACTCATCCGCGACAAACTCACCAAAGCTTTTTCCTTGATTGGGCGTCCGCTGTTTGTGGAGCATACCGGTCTCTATCTTGATGGCCTGAATGGCTTGCCTGCCGGTCTGACACGCATTTTCTGGAACCGCTTAGACGCTGAACGCTTCACTGCGCTGGTTCAGGGGCTGGATAGTCAGTGCGTCACGGCGAAAACCGTGCTGGGCTATTGTGATGGTCGAAAAATGTATCAATTTTCCGGCGAACTGCGCGGCACCATCGCGGCCAAACCTGCGGGTACGCGCGGCTTTCAGTGGGATTGTGTCTTTATTCCCGAGGGCCATGATCAGACCTTTGCCGAGATGGGTGACAAGAAAAATGAGATTTCCATGCGCCGCATCGCACTGGATCGCTTTGCTAACTTTTTAAAAACTGCGCGGGGAGTCGCATGA
- a CDS encoding ABC transporter substrate-binding protein — protein sequence MRNFCAITLLAVLLVSQAAGAAEKLDASKNETPINAPANPDAIKKIPANFHFIEPGTLTVATSATHSPPLALLASDNQTRIGSDPDIARLLADSLGLKLKLVPASWEDWPLGITAGRYDVAMFNIAVTEERKKKFDFATYRADNHAFVVKANSSVTSINSPEEIAGKRIIVASGTNQERILLSWDEKNRAKGLPPVQPIYLTDDASATLLLLSGRADAMFGPHSMAAWKAASRGQTKIVGTGPFRAWVAVTTKKGNGLADALQTALDGTIAGGQYQQVLQRWGEQDEAISHSTVNPPGIVY from the coding sequence ATGCGAAATTTCTGCGCAATAACGTTGTTAGCCGTTTTGCTGGTGAGTCAGGCGGCGGGAGCCGCCGAGAAGTTAGACGCGTCAAAAAATGAAACGCCCATTAACGCGCCTGCGAATCCAGATGCGATTAAAAAGATCCCTGCAAATTTTCACTTTATCGAGCCGGGCACGTTAACGGTGGCGACCTCCGCTACCCATTCACCGCCGCTGGCGCTGTTGGCGTCAGATAATCAGACCCGCATCGGCAGCGATCCTGATATTGCGCGGTTACTGGCGGACAGCCTTGGCTTAAAACTCAAGCTGGTTCCCGCTTCCTGGGAGGATTGGCCGCTTGGCATTACCGCTGGGCGCTACGATGTGGCGATGTTTAATATTGCCGTAACGGAAGAGCGGAAGAAGAAGTTCGATTTCGCCACCTACCGTGCGGACAACCATGCTTTTGTGGTGAAAGCTAACAGTTCAGTGACCTCAATCAACTCGCCGGAAGAGATTGCAGGCAAACGGATTATTGTGGCATCCGGTACGAATCAGGAGCGGATTCTCCTGAGCTGGGATGAGAAAAATCGTGCAAAAGGTTTGCCGCCGGTGCAGCCAATTTATTTAACGGATGATGCCTCCGCGACGCTTTTGCTGCTTTCTGGACGCGCCGATGCGATGTTTGGCCCACATTCCATGGCCGCCTGGAAAGCGGCCTCACGCGGGCAAACCAAAATCGTTGGCACCGGGCCGTTTCGCGCGTGGGTCGCTGTGACCACCAAAAAAGGCAATGGCCTGGCCGATGCCCTACAAACGGCGCTGGATGGCACCATTGCGGGTGGTCAATACCAGCAGGTATTACAGCGTTGGGGCGAGCAGGATGAAGCGATCAGCCATTCGACAGTGAACCCGCCGGGAATCGTTTATTAA
- a CDS encoding ABC transporter substrate-binding protein produces the protein MQKTKTVIALMLLAASSSAWAEDTNVDYNGQRVSLEANKTPINTGKNAQAVAQIPAGHRFAVPGSFTVAVAALNSPPLTVFSDDNKTLLGSEVDIARLVADSLGLKLNVVPTSWEDWPLGVASGKYDAAITNITVTKDRKEKFDFATYRKDSLGFYVKTSSPIKSLSKAEDIAGLRIIVGSGTNQEAILLAWDKENQAKGLKPFTPVYSKDDAAQTLALQSGRADAYFGPNVIGAWKAALNGKTRLVGSVDGGWPKAAHIAVTMKKGSGLAEPVSTALNGVMQNGDYVKVLNRWGEGVERIDRSEINPPGLGD, from the coding sequence ATGCAAAAAACGAAAACAGTGATCGCCCTGATGCTATTGGCTGCCAGCAGTAGTGCATGGGCTGAAGATACCAATGTGGATTACAACGGACAGCGCGTAAGCCTTGAGGCGAATAAAACACCGATCAACACCGGTAAAAACGCGCAGGCAGTGGCACAAATTCCGGCGGGTCACCGCTTTGCGGTTCCGGGATCCTTTACCGTAGCGGTCGCGGCACTCAATTCGCCGCCCTTAACGGTCTTTTCTGATGACAATAAAACCTTGCTGGGCAGCGAAGTGGATATCGCCCGTCTCGTTGCTGACAGCCTCGGTCTGAAGCTCAACGTGGTGCCCACTTCCTGGGAAGACTGGCCGTTAGGCGTGGCGTCAGGCAAATATGATGCAGCGATCACTAACATCACTGTCACCAAAGATCGCAAAGAGAAATTTGATTTCGCCACCTACCGTAAAGATTCGCTGGGCTTTTATGTAAAAACCAGCAGCCCGATTAAATCACTGAGCAAAGCAGAAGATATTGCCGGGCTGCGCATCATTGTTGGTTCCGGCACCAACCAGGAAGCGATTCTCCTGGCCTGGGATAAAGAGAACCAGGCCAAAGGCTTGAAGCCCTTTACCCCGGTTTACTCCAAAGATGACGCCGCCCAAACGTTGGCGCTGCAGTCCGGTCGCGCTGATGCCTATTTTGGACCCAACGTAATTGGCGCATGGAAAGCGGCGTTGAATGGCAAAACCCGCTTGGTAGGCAGCGTTGATGGCGGCTGGCCGAAAGCGGCGCATATCGCCGTAACGATGAAAAAAGGCAGCGGTTTAGCGGAACCTGTTAGCACCGCGCTCAACGGTGTGATGCAAAACGGCGACTACGTAAAAGTATTGAACCGCTGGGGTGAAGGTGTAGAACGCATTGATCGTTCTGAGATCAACCCGCCGGGATTAGGCGATTAA